Proteins from a single region of Saccharospirillaceae bacterium:
- the rng gene encoding ribonuclease G yields MNAEILMNVTPTETRVAVVENGVLQEIVIERANHRGIVGNIYKGKVVRVLPGMQAAFVDIGLERAAFIHAAEIGDGDNNQSNANTPINQLVHQGQSLVVQVTKDPIGTKGARLTTQLAIPSRYLVYMPGADHVGVSQRIEDDEERDRLKVLVNKCMEEEGLTGEAGFILRTAADGVGEDEILADTRYLRRLWRKLEERIKEFNPPTQIYDELPLSQRSLRDFVRPEIDKILIDSRETSQKMATFTEQYMPEIEEKLEYYPGPRPIFELNSVEDEIQRALERKVTLKSGGYLVIDQTEAMTTIDVNTGGFVGRRNLEETIFKTNLEAANAIGRQVRLRNLGGIIILDFIDMVDTEHQRQVLRMLEKVLEKDHAKTKISGVSELGLVEMTRKRTRESLEHMLMEPCSACDGRGSVKTAETICYEIFREILREERAYEAGTYLVLASQQVVDRLLDEDSDGLADLEAFIGKAIKLQVESLYTQDQYDIVLQ; encoded by the coding sequence ATGAATGCAGAAATTCTGATGAACGTCACACCAACCGAAACCCGGGTGGCTGTGGTTGAAAATGGTGTATTGCAGGAAATCGTTATCGAGCGTGCCAATCATCGTGGCATCGTTGGTAATATCTACAAGGGCAAAGTGGTGCGGGTATTGCCCGGTATGCAGGCGGCGTTTGTGGATATTGGTCTGGAGCGTGCGGCGTTTATTCATGCAGCGGAAATTGGTGATGGTGACAACAACCAATCCAATGCCAATACCCCAATCAACCAGTTAGTTCATCAGGGCCAGTCTCTGGTAGTGCAGGTGACCAAAGATCCGATTGGTACCAAGGGCGCTCGCCTGACCACACAGCTGGCGATTCCATCACGCTATCTGGTGTATATGCCGGGCGCAGACCACGTTGGTGTTTCCCAGCGCATCGAGGACGACGAAGAGCGTGATCGCCTCAAGGTGCTGGTTAACAAATGCATGGAAGAGGAAGGTCTGACTGGTGAAGCGGGCTTTATTCTGCGTACCGCTGCTGACGGTGTTGGTGAGGATGAGATCCTGGCAGATACACGGTACCTGCGCCGCTTGTGGCGTAAATTGGAAGAACGCATCAAAGAATTTAATCCGCCCACTCAGATTTATGATGAGCTGCCATTATCGCAACGTTCTCTGCGCGACTTTGTGCGGCCGGAAATCGACAAGATCCTGATCGACTCGCGTGAAACTTCACAAAAAATGGCGACCTTCACTGAGCAATACATGCCAGAGATTGAAGAGAAACTGGAGTACTATCCAGGCCCTCGCCCGATCTTCGAACTAAACAGCGTAGAAGATGAAATTCAGCGAGCACTGGAACGCAAAGTAACACTGAAATCCGGCGGCTATCTGGTGATCGATCAGACTGAAGCGATGACCACCATCGACGTTAATACCGGTGGTTTTGTTGGCCGCCGCAATCTTGAAGAGACCATCTTTAAAACCAATCTGGAAGCCGCCAACGCCATTGGCCGCCAGGTACGGTTGCGCAATCTTGGCGGCATTATCATCCTCGACTTTATCGATATGGTCGACACCGAACACCAGCGCCAGGTGCTGCGCATGCTGGAAAAAGTCCTGGAAAAAGATCACGCTAAAACCAAAATCAGCGGTGTATCTGAGCTGGGTCTGGTCGAAATGACCCGCAAGCGCACTCGTGAAAGCCTTGAGCATATGCTGATGGAACCCTGCTCCGCCTGCGACGGGCGCGGTTCAGTGAAAACCGCTGAAACGATTTGCTACGAAATCTTCCGTGAAATCCTGCGTGAAGAACGTGCTTATGAAGCAGGTACTTATCTGGTTCTGGCCAGTCAGCAAGTGGTTGATCGCCTGCTGGATGAAGACTCAGACGGACTTGCAGACCTCGAAGCCTTTATTGGCAAAGCCATAAAATTGCAGGTAGAAAGCCTGTATACTCAAGATCAGTACGATATTGTTCTGCAATAA
- a CDS encoding Maf-like protein: MFYLASASPRRRELLTQIGVQFELAPVDIDETPKPGEGAQSYVERLAREKAVTSLAAIRADGDNNDASRAVVLGSDTSVIINNEILTKPEDTADAKRMLQRLSGNSHQVFTAVAVVSQQKQSIISVTTDVCFRPLSDDEIDAYIATGEPMDKAGSYGIQGKGAILVDKISGSYSNVVGLPLTETAALLKSFNIEVWSGDQQG; the protein is encoded by the coding sequence ATGTTTTATCTGGCATCGGCTTCCCCGCGCCGACGTGAATTATTAACCCAGATTGGCGTTCAGTTTGAACTGGCTCCGGTGGATATTGATGAAACACCTAAGCCTGGCGAAGGCGCCCAATCCTACGTTGAACGATTGGCACGGGAAAAAGCCGTTACGTCTCTGGCCGCTATTCGTGCTGACGGTGACAACAACGATGCCAGCCGTGCGGTTGTTCTGGGTTCTGATACCAGTGTCATTATTAACAACGAAATCCTGACTAAACCTGAAGACACAGCCGATGCCAAGCGTATGTTGCAACGTTTATCCGGTAACTCACATCAGGTTTTTACCGCAGTGGCAGTGGTCAGCCAGCAAAAACAAAGCATCATCAGCGTGACGACCGACGTGTGTTTCCGTCCACTCAGCGATGATGAAATCGACGCTTATATCGCCACAGGCGAACCCATGGATAAAGCTGGTTCATATGGTATTCAGGGTAAAGGGGCGATTCTGGTCGATAAGATCAGCGGCAGCTACAGTAATGTGGTGGGGTTACCATTAACGGAAACCGCCGCCCTGTTAAAATCTTTTAACATTGAAGTCTGGTCCGGTGATCAGCAGGGTTAA
- the mreD gene encoding rod shape-determining protein MreD translates to MNIRQWLVIATTLFFAFVLEHLPMPDILSWLQPAWLVLAVTILVLRAPNLFGLWLAIPLGLMLDAEKGSFLGLHMLTLTVHIYLLQRLYKRVSIFNFAQQMAVVFLLVTLQQVLSFWALSALTDETRPVDIWTPAFTSALMWPWVYALVSIAMRKTRQQ, encoded by the coding sequence ATGAATATTCGACAATGGCTGGTAATTGCCACCACGTTATTTTTTGCATTTGTACTCGAGCACCTGCCAATGCCAGATATCTTATCCTGGCTACAACCAGCCTGGCTGGTGCTGGCGGTTACCATTCTGGTGCTACGTGCGCCTAATCTGTTCGGCCTGTGGTTAGCAATTCCGCTAGGCTTGATGCTTGATGCTGAAAAGGGCTCATTTCTCGGGCTGCATATGCTGACACTCACCGTTCATATCTATTTACTGCAACGTCTGTATAAGCGGGTATCGATTTTTAATTTTGCCCAACAAATGGCCGTGGTATTTCTGCTGGTTACTTTACAGCAGGTCCTGAGTTTCTGGGCGTTGTCAGCATTGACCGATGAAACCCGCCCCGTTGATATCTGGACGCCCGCATTTACCTCCGCGTTGATGTGGCCATGGGTCTATGCTCTGGTATCCATCGCCATGCGCAAAACCCGTCAACAATAA
- a CDS encoding carbon-nitrogen hydrolase family protein — translation MTDSLPKVAAIQINSGDDVDANLNQVEALLAQAQQQGVQLALIPEMFATLDGKQYRTIADDEALYQRIANWGNQYNLWLIAGAYPQPSPDGDPRVSSACLVFDNHGDLKARYNKIHLFDVDVGDAHGSYRESDHFAPGNQVVVVDTPVGKVGLAICYDLRFPQLFMQMRAKGAEIFTLPAAFTHKTGEAHWQSLLRARAIEQQCYVIAANQCGWHDPLDQPQQRQTWGHSQIIDPWGSVLTELEEQPGLAIATIDKHQIQQLRQTMPVFEHRRFTPKD, via the coding sequence ATGACTGATTCCCTCCCCAAAGTAGCCGCCATTCAAATCAATAGCGGTGACGACGTTGATGCCAACCTGAACCAGGTGGAAGCCTTGTTAGCTCAGGCACAGCAACAAGGTGTGCAACTGGCGCTGATCCCAGAGATGTTTGCCACCCTGGATGGTAAACAATACCGCACCATTGCCGACGATGAAGCACTGTACCAACGCATTGCCAACTGGGGAAACCAATACAATTTATGGCTGATTGCCGGTGCGTACCCGCAGCCCAGTCCCGATGGCGACCCAAGAGTCAGCTCTGCCTGCCTGGTATTTGATAATCATGGTGACCTGAAAGCTCGCTACAACAAGATTCACCTGTTTGACGTTGACGTCGGTGATGCCCACGGCAGCTATCGAGAATCGGATCACTTTGCTCCGGGAAATCAGGTGGTCGTGGTCGATACGCCAGTTGGCAAAGTGGGTCTGGCGATTTGTTACGATCTGCGTTTCCCGCAATTATTTATGCAAATGCGTGCAAAAGGTGCGGAGATCTTTACCCTGCCAGCTGCGTTTACCCACAAAACCGGCGAAGCCCATTGGCAAAGCTTGCTGCGCGCCCGGGCCATTGAACAACAGTGTTATGTGATTGCAGCCAACCAATGTGGCTGGCATGACCCTCTAGATCAGCCACAGCAACGCCAAACCTGGGGCCATTCGCAGATTATTGATCCTTGGGGTAGCGTATTAACCGAACTGGAGGAGCAACCCGGGCTGGCGATCGCTACCATCGACAAACACCAGATACAGCAGCTGCGTCAGACCATGCCAGTGTTTGAACATCGCAGATTCACACCCAAAGACT
- the mreC gene encoding rod shape-determining protein MreC produces MIVVLAMALIWLDSHAPWLQPLRQASGYLILPPQKVAAIPATMANWFGESAATHQELLNQNKKLTARNLILETKAQRLASLEAENIELRELLSASEQVDDRILVTSLTAVDPDPFSQQILIDKGVQDGVFIGQPVLDAFGLLGQVIDVLPRSSRVLMIADPNHAIPVQVNRNGVRAIAAGTGSLDVLELIYVPNTADIEVGDLLVSSGLGGRYPKGYPVASVTSVENISGKSFATVTAKPSAHLDRSRHLLLVFQQGSGQVPAESLWNEK; encoded by the coding sequence ATGATTGTTGTGCTTGCGATGGCACTGATCTGGTTAGACAGCCACGCGCCCTGGCTGCAACCGTTGCGCCAGGCCAGCGGTTACCTGATTTTGCCACCGCAAAAAGTGGCCGCTATTCCAGCCACAATGGCGAACTGGTTCGGCGAGTCGGCCGCTACCCATCAAGAGTTACTCAACCAAAACAAAAAACTCACTGCCCGTAATCTGATCCTGGAGACTAAAGCACAACGACTGGCGTCGCTGGAAGCCGAGAATATCGAACTGCGCGAGCTGCTGTCAGCTTCCGAACAGGTGGATGACCGCATACTGGTGACCTCCCTGACCGCCGTCGACCCCGATCCGTTTTCTCAACAAATCCTGATTGATAAAGGTGTTCAAGACGGCGTATTTATTGGTCAGCCGGTGCTGGACGCGTTTGGTTTATTGGGTCAGGTCATCGATGTACTGCCACGCAGCAGTCGGGTATTAATGATTGCCGACCCGAACCACGCTATCCCGGTGCAGGTGAATCGAAACGGCGTGCGTGCGATCGCTGCCGGTACGGGTAGCCTCGATGTGCTGGAACTGATTTACGTACCCAACACGGCCGATATTGAGGTCGGTGATTTGTTGGTCAGCTCGGGGCTGGGTGGTCGTTATCCGAAAGGTTATCCGGTTGCCTCCGTCACCTCGGTCGAAAACATCTCAGGCAAATCATTTGCCACGGTAACCGCTAAGCCCAGCGCTCACCTGGATCGCAGTCGGCACCTGCTGCTGGTATTCCAACAAGGATCCGGCCAGGTACCGGCTGAATCCTTATGGAATGAGAAATAA
- a CDS encoding SDR family oxidoreductase yields the protein MSDVPVQYRIKGSLMAIRVLIIGCGDVGSELGKQLLSAHNQDIEIIGVRRNGDKLPESFTRISADFTETSTFIGIIKQQPADFVIYSAAATQHDEAGYRSAYIDGLNNTLTAIDYWPQAPQHIFFTSSTGVYHQADHCWVDETSTTEPKRFSGAIMLEAEQRLENHGISSSAVRFSGIYGPGRNRLLENVRSGKGAPQQPLSYSNRIHRDDCAGVLAHLIQLKMAGKALDTLYLASDCLPVSLHDVTQWLAQQLDVELTDLSMGRFAGSKRCNNQRLLDSGYHFKYPDFRAGYQELLKGINTSHNDG from the coding sequence ATGTCTGATGTTCCGGTTCAGTACCGCATTAAGGGAAGTTTAATGGCAATTCGGGTATTAATTATTGGTTGTGGAGATGTCGGCAGCGAATTGGGTAAACAATTACTGAGCGCTCATAATCAAGACATCGAAATCATTGGTGTACGCCGTAATGGCGATAAATTACCAGAGTCTTTTACCCGCATCAGTGCCGACTTTACCGAAACAAGTACTTTTATCGGAATTATAAAACAGCAACCCGCTGATTTTGTGATTTACAGCGCTGCCGCCACTCAACACGACGAGGCCGGTTACCGCAGCGCCTATATCGATGGTTTAAACAACACGCTGACAGCCATCGATTACTGGCCACAAGCGCCACAACATATTTTCTTCACCTCGAGCACCGGGGTCTATCATCAAGCCGATCACTGCTGGGTCGATGAAACCTCCACCACGGAACCCAAGCGTTTTAGTGGCGCCATAATGCTGGAAGCCGAACAACGACTGGAAAACCACGGTATTTCCTCCTCCGCCGTTCGCTTTTCCGGAATCTATGGCCCGGGTCGTAATCGTTTACTGGAAAATGTCCGCAGCGGCAAAGGCGCACCACAACAGCCACTGAGCTACAGCAACCGCATTCACCGGGATGATTGTGCCGGTGTATTAGCGCATCTGATTCAATTAAAAATGGCTGGCAAGGCCCTCGATACTCTTTATCTCGCCAGTGATTGTTTACCGGTCAGCCTGCACGATGTGACGCAGTGGTTGGCTCAGCAGCTGGATGTAGAACTTACCGATCTCAGTATGGGTCGTTTCGCCGGCAGCAAACGATGCAATAATCAGCGCTTACTCGACAGTGGCTACCACTTTAAATACCCCGATTTCCGCGCTGGCTATCAGGAATTGCTCAAAGGCATAAACACTTCTCATAATGACGGTTAA
- a CDS encoding TIGR02099 family protein has protein sequence MRWLSQLWTQIWITLVVATVSLALYASLGRQLIPLIETLRPDIEQQLSAALGQPVIIGELQGDWHILAPVVRFQNIILGEEQSGLRIGQVEAELDVSATAFYQLPVFKRIEISDVRGHVKELPDHRFIVAEGWQLDLSQLNNKSSDEVADDTPDESKNRSERPLWLTLLELQQSIVFSDWRITSESDDYNDQLEIAQLVWRNRADSHALEGTVAWGLNELTEIQVKGRIQGQLWPWKDQSGELYLSVDNQDWMRWVPNSLAENYQLQSFTAGIQGWATLQNGGLSSLYANLTVPSLRLKTPKQPLVLSNGTISMRAQRNKDDWHMRVVPEFEQPLPLEQMSVSAINLDDRKGWQLGIPRINLASTANIITDHALLPEPYLKYITHLNLTGHANNLRVSLIPPADNRELQLNLSTDIEEASSNSYIGIPAFSNISGELSLNPYAGKLTLKDDAFGIHLKDIYDEHWQLNQTRGTFYWQIRKDHYRLQVSDLKAELKGVPLSANVGLRIPARNSDVEANTSVLVSFKSAPDSLKQDLVPSLLDDSIRDWINNSIVAGHFNNGVFALNGRLGKDRPESSNSIQLYLDVTDGELQYLQDWPAVTDLNARLMMNAPELDIWIDRGKTLGGQFVPRSARVKLRPEGDTTHLHVAGRLTGEAQQGLRYFTETPLQKVVKNAFDQWQADGGLDVSMVLDMPLGEEGSEPNINLDAHFTDANLYLGELKLQLEKLNGILNFNSQHGITANQISGSVFGGDFTAGIESDAYADGFDMMLLAEGDAQWQPFKQWLPLLLLDPLNGKLNYQAALSMKSKQHGGIEFSLNTDLVGSVINLPDPVGKTAEQHRPLSLKIVPGNETRINMNYDGLLKAALALDEDGIDRGQVYLGGHDPFLPSDKGVSVRGKIDSEIEAREWWATWQHLRRILNTQEAAENADSMAFDTADKATSNQQQSPASHHLLRKIELQIASVDSWGVPMGPVTIDASQQWNEWQLNLTSDLTKGQITLKADDQPIDMQLDYIHMPFSDDDAESNAEGDIEQSDPLQALDPRDFPPMDMQLKEFYLGSRNLGSWKVSSRPASDGLHISLHESNMKGMNIDGDVYWRKQGELHSTHLDTLQIRSKNIGKVLRDFRQKDIVNADKMKSAVKLHWQGSPMNFNLETLNGLTSLRLEKGTVNAEGTDALKAFGALNFNSISRRLQLDFSDLYQSGLAFDVMKAKTRINDGVLTLTEPLSLEGPGGKFLMSGNTNLMSHQLDMKLAVTFPVTGTLPMVAVLAGLAPPVAAAIYVSEKLVGDELERFTSASYTVKGSWEEPDLKIDKAFNNEVEGKETRSFKDRILSIFGLDDD, from the coding sequence TTGCGCTGGCTTTCTCAACTCTGGACTCAAATATGGATCACGCTGGTGGTTGCCACCGTGTCCCTGGCGCTCTACGCCAGCTTGGGTCGCCAGCTGATTCCACTGATTGAAACCCTGCGCCCGGATATCGAGCAACAACTTTCAGCCGCGCTGGGGCAACCGGTAATCATCGGCGAGCTTCAGGGTGACTGGCACATTCTTGCTCCCGTCGTGAGATTTCAGAATATTATTCTCGGCGAAGAACAAAGCGGCTTGCGCATTGGTCAGGTTGAAGCCGAACTGGATGTCTCTGCAACCGCTTTTTACCAGCTACCTGTTTTCAAACGTATCGAAATTTCCGATGTCCGTGGCCATGTCAAAGAGCTGCCGGATCATCGCTTTATCGTGGCCGAAGGCTGGCAGTTGGATCTGTCTCAGCTCAACAATAAAAGCAGCGATGAGGTAGCCGATGATACGCCGGACGAATCAAAGAATCGTTCTGAGCGGCCGTTATGGTTGACCTTACTGGAATTGCAGCAATCCATCGTATTCAGCGACTGGCGGATCACCAGTGAGAGCGACGACTACAACGATCAACTGGAGATAGCACAACTGGTGTGGCGCAACCGCGCAGACAGTCATGCACTTGAAGGTACCGTTGCCTGGGGTCTGAACGAACTGACTGAAATTCAGGTGAAAGGTCGAATACAAGGACAACTGTGGCCATGGAAAGATCAGAGTGGCGAGTTGTATTTGTCGGTCGACAATCAGGATTGGATGCGCTGGGTACCCAATAGTCTGGCGGAAAACTATCAGCTGCAGTCGTTCACGGCTGGTATTCAGGGTTGGGCGACGCTACAGAATGGTGGGCTGAGTAGCCTGTACGCCAACCTGACTGTTCCCTCACTGCGCCTTAAAACACCAAAACAACCATTGGTGTTGTCCAACGGCACTATCAGCATGCGGGCACAACGCAATAAAGACGACTGGCATATGCGTGTCGTGCCTGAGTTTGAACAACCCCTGCCACTGGAACAAATGTCCGTCAGCGCCATCAATCTGGATGATCGTAAAGGTTGGCAGTTGGGTATACCGCGAATCAATCTGGCCAGCACTGCCAACATAATCACCGATCATGCCCTGCTGCCAGAGCCGTACCTCAAGTACATTACCCACCTTAATCTGACAGGCCACGCCAATAACTTGCGTGTTTCTCTGATTCCGCCTGCGGATAACCGCGAGCTGCAACTGAATCTCAGTACTGATATCGAAGAAGCCAGCAGCAACAGTTACATTGGCATTCCGGCATTCAGTAACATCAGTGGTGAACTGAGTCTGAACCCTTACGCTGGCAAGCTGACACTGAAAGATGATGCCTTTGGCATCCATCTGAAAGACATCTATGACGAGCACTGGCAGCTGAACCAAACCCGCGGTACGTTTTATTGGCAGATCCGGAAAGACCACTACCGCTTACAGGTCAGCGATCTTAAAGCTGAATTAAAAGGCGTCCCACTCAGTGCCAATGTGGGACTTCGTATTCCGGCAAGAAACAGTGATGTTGAAGCCAACACCAGTGTTCTGGTGAGCTTTAAATCGGCTCCGGATTCTCTGAAACAAGACCTGGTACCGAGCCTGTTAGACGACTCAATTCGAGACTGGATTAACAACAGTATTGTTGCCGGACACTTCAACAATGGAGTCTTTGCTCTGAACGGTCGTCTCGGGAAAGACCGTCCGGAAAGCAGTAACAGTATTCAGTTGTATCTGGATGTCACCGATGGCGAACTGCAATACCTGCAAGACTGGCCGGCAGTGACAGACCTGAATGCCCGTTTGATGATGAACGCGCCGGAGCTGGATATCTGGATTGATCGCGGTAAAACCCTGGGAGGACAGTTTGTACCTCGTTCAGCTCGGGTAAAACTGCGCCCAGAGGGCGATACCACTCATCTGCATGTCGCGGGTCGCTTAACCGGTGAAGCACAGCAAGGCCTGCGCTACTTCACCGAAACACCGCTGCAAAAGGTGGTGAAGAATGCCTTCGATCAGTGGCAGGCCGACGGTGGCCTGGATGTCAGCATGGTACTGGATATGCCATTGGGTGAGGAAGGCAGTGAGCCGAACATCAACCTGGATGCCCACTTTACCGATGCCAATCTGTACCTCGGTGAACTGAAACTGCAGCTGGAAAAGCTGAATGGCATACTGAACTTCAACAGTCAGCACGGTATTACCGCCAATCAGATCAGTGGTTCCGTATTTGGCGGCGATTTTACCGCAGGTATTGAATCGGATGCTTACGCAGACGGCTTTGACATGATGCTACTGGCAGAAGGCGATGCTCAATGGCAACCCTTTAAGCAATGGCTACCGCTACTCCTGCTTGATCCGCTGAATGGAAAACTGAATTATCAAGCCGCGCTATCGATGAAATCGAAGCAACACGGAGGCATCGAGTTCAGTTTGAATACCGACCTGGTTGGCTCGGTTATCAACCTGCCTGATCCGGTTGGCAAAACCGCAGAACAACACCGCCCCCTCAGCCTGAAAATTGTTCCGGGTAACGAAACACGTATCAACATGAACTACGACGGCCTGCTGAAAGCTGCCCTGGCCCTGGATGAGGACGGGATCGATCGTGGTCAGGTGTACCTGGGAGGCCACGATCCGTTTTTGCCGAGTGATAAAGGGGTTTCGGTGCGCGGTAAAATCGACAGCGAGATAGAAGCGCGGGAATGGTGGGCAACCTGGCAACATTTGCGCCGTATCCTGAATACCCAGGAAGCAGCGGAAAACGCCGACAGTATGGCATTTGATACCGCAGACAAAGCCACCAGCAACCAGCAGCAAAGCCCTGCCAGCCATCACCTGCTGCGTAAAATTGAACTGCAGATCGCCTCGGTTGACTCCTGGGGAGTTCCCATGGGGCCAGTAACCATTGACGCCAGTCAGCAGTGGAACGAATGGCAACTCAATCTCACTAGCGACCTGACCAAAGGCCAGATTACGCTCAAAGCTGATGATCAACCAATCGATATGCAACTGGATTACATTCATATGCCTTTCAGCGACGACGACGCTGAGAGTAATGCTGAAGGCGATATTGAGCAATCCGATCCGTTACAAGCACTCGATCCGCGAGACTTCCCACCGATGGATATGCAACTGAAAGAGTTCTACCTTGGCAGTCGTAACCTCGGCAGCTGGAAGGTAAGTTCGCGTCCGGCGTCCGATGGCCTACATATCTCTCTGCATGAAAGTAATATGAAAGGCATGAATATCGACGGGGATGTGTACTGGCGTAAGCAAGGAGAACTGCACAGCACCCATCTGGACACGTTGCAGATACGCTCCAAAAACATCGGCAAAGTACTGCGTGACTTCCGCCAGAAGGACATTGTAAATGCCGACAAAATGAAGTCTGCCGTCAAGCTCCACTGGCAAGGCTCACCCATGAATTTTAACCTGGAAACCCTCAATGGTCTGACCAGCCTGCGCCTGGAAAAAGGTACCGTAAATGCCGAGGGAACGGATGCACTAAAAGCGTTTGGAGCATTAAACTTCAACTCCATTAGCCGCCGTTTACAGCTCGACTTCTCCGACCTGTATCAATCCGGCCTGGCATTTGATGTGATGAAAGCCAAAACCAGAATTAATGACGGTGTCCTTACCCTGACAGAGCCTCTGTCATTAGAGGGACCCGGCGGCAAATTCCTGATGTCGGGCAATACCAACCTGATGAGTCACCAACTGGATATGAAGCTGGCAGTAACCTTTCCAGTCACCGGCACCTTGCCAATGGTTGCGGTTCTGGCAGGTTTAGCGCCGCCCGTTGCCGCTGCTATTTACGTTTCTGAAAAACTGGTGGGGGATGAACTGGAGCGCTTCACCAGTGCCAGTTATACGGTCAAAGGGAGCTGGGAAGAACCGGATTTAAAAATCGACAAAGCGTTTAATAACGAAGTCGAAGGAAAAGAAACCCGCAGCTTTAAAGATCGAATCCTCAGTATTTTTGGCCTTGATGATGACTGA